The Acanthochromis polyacanthus isolate Apoly-LR-REF ecotype Palm Island chromosome 16, KAUST_Apoly_ChrSc, whole genome shotgun sequence genome segment ACCGTccttttgtcctcatttacaggcatgaaaaaaaatattgtttccttgtctggaaaaaaaagcaaaaaaattccccaaatttctgaaaatttgcaaaacctccgggaagaaaattccaataattcattaaaggttttccttaaaagttttgttaaaaaaaaaaaaaaaaaaaaattggcaagaaaattcttgtaaatattttccaaaaattactAAACACCTTCCAAAAAATCATAacaatatctgaagtgattacatatatatcagtaaatcttctaatattttcttggttgattttttgtggatgttcttaagaaacatttttttaacattcgctttttcaccaaaaaatgttccaaaaattcaccaaaatgttgaaaatgtggacatcagaagtttcaccatgaaagtgtttttttcccccacaggttttcaaagtttaaaacgggtcaattttgacccacaggacaacacgagggttaaatctTTGATCTGTTAGACAGCAGTCTTGCTCATCTGTGAACACTTACTAAGTTAAGATAAAACCTCAGTTTTCATAATTATTTGTGACTTGTCGTGATGAGGAATTCAAAATTGCTTTAATGTGATGATCCAAGAAGGAGAAAACAAGCTCCATGCAATTTTTACAGCCCCTGTTGTGAGTTAAGCTCCTAAGTCGTGTGTGTTGGATCAGAAATGTGTTCCTTGCAGCTTCAGCATGTGGTGCCGTTTATCTCTCATCTAAATTTCATCCTCATCTATCACAGAAACCCAGCAAGGAGTGCGAGCCGTATGCTTCACACGAAAACAAGCCGATTGCACCATGTGGGGCCATCGCCAACAGCATGTTTAATGGTGAGCAGACGTTCTTTATTTTAGGATTATTGCgtttattggctttttttttaatgacgaAGATATGAAACGGCCAAAAAATAAAGGATAAGAACGACACAtggagtcacacacacacagggaggcAGTAAAAGTCTGAGGCCGATCTCATTATGATCATCTGCACAGCTAAATAAACAGATGTGACTTATCTTATTTGAAGTTCTGCTCACAGAGGTGGATGGGTAAAACTGAGCTTTGATGTCACAAATAAATAGTTTCCAAATTATGAGAGCAGCCATTGATGTTTGAAATGTTGCACACCAGTGGAGAAAGATCAGCCTCTGAGCTAATAGACTCGCACAGTTTGTTATGTTGAGTTTTAAAACTGAAGTAGCTGTGCCAGGATCGGGCTGAATCAGCATTTTGGAAATATCTGAGAGTGTTTCAAGGCTAGAGCTCAGTCAACCATGGTTACTTTACTTGCAGACACGCTGGAGCTGTTTTACAACGACCCCAACGGCACAAAGATCCAGATTCCTCTGACGACCACAGGAATCGCCTGGTGGACGGACAAGCACGTGAAGTTCAGGAACCCTGGGGGCAACAACCCCAACCTCACAGCTGTTTTTCAAGGTATCAGCAGGAGCTTTTATGTAGCTCATCTCCCTGAGGGGTGACTGGCTTTTCCACTTAGCTTTGGCCGTTGTGGTGAAGATGAGAGATGGTTTTCCTTCTCCAGCTTGCCATTAGCTGAGTATCGTGGTTATCAAAGCCTGAAAAACCCACATCACATGCTTTTTTAATTTCGATTCAGTCCTACATACACCGTCCTGCCGCTACAAATAGTCATGACGGCATCACACATGGATTAGTGCTCTGCTGAAAACAGTCTCCAACAAATGCTTAAAAACTACAGCGACCTGCTGTATTAAGacattactgttttttttcatgaaactgCAAATGTCTGATGTTTCTATAGATTAACATCTTCAAAAAACTATTGCAGACAGACTCACACATTGTTGATGATGTCAGAGAGATTTGTTAACAATGAGAAAAAGTAGAACAGTGCCAACCGTCTTGTCTTGGAGCTTTTAGGCCACCTTCAAAGAACCACCAGTCTCATGATTTAATGTAAAGtttttgacattaaaaaatgtCTCTCTGTGTCAGTTTTCAGCTTTACACTATTTTCTGCTGAATTTGTTgatgttttcaagaaaaatgagaagcaTTTGGAAGAAAGTCTGTAAATTCATAAGAACATGGAgcgttttctctttttctttggaGAGAGTTATGAAGAAGGTCAAGTTGTAGTAACAGACTTTggtacaaaaactaaaacaagaaaagcactcagagagcgcagtactctgtcaggctgctcagtcattgtgtcatttcgggcggatgaaatctttaataaaaaatgaccttgcgctgagcacaggcgtgtgttatgcatgtgtatggaTATCAAATCACGTGACCTACATTGTAGCTGGGGGAGGGAATTGATGGggctcggaaacacccccacaatttaatcaattgtttcttgtatcatttcctatGGATTAGTCCACAACGGTTGGTTAGTACTGGAATCGCTATCACGTGATCGTCACCAGGaagctgatgcagtgttcacttgcagtcgtagttacagtgacgctatctcgcaatgatacagaaatcttttacaaatctgtggatccagactatgcgctgcatcactgccaaaatctaatcaggtggtccttgtcattttttgatcttccctgaaaatttcatccaaatccatctgtttttgagtaatgttgctcacaaagacaaatgtacgccgattGTCACGTAACTCTACTAAATAAAACTGGTGGAAATACCTAAGACGTATTTCATAGCAAGATGATGGAAACGtatcaaggatttttttttccaaatctgCGCCTTTTAATGCGTAAACTGGACCCCAGAAAGTTGAAGTGGACAAAGCAGCTAATACTCTTTCCCAGCTTAATCActaataagttttttttttttttttgtgcaaaaggCTCTGCTTCATCACTGCTGTTTCATTTAAGGAACAACGAAGCCGGTGAACTGGCGTAAGCCTGTGTACGAGCTGGACGTTGATCCGGAGAACAACGGCTTCATCAACGAGGACTTCATCGTGTGGATGAGAACCGCCGCCCTGCCGACCTTCCGCAAACTCTACCGCATCATCCAGAAGAAGAACAACATGGTTCCTACTCTGCCCAGAGGCAACTACACCCTGGAAGTGGTCTACAGTATCCTTCATGTCAAACTGCACACACTGCACAAAACCTGGTTGTTATTAAATCCAACACAACAGACTAAGAAATGCTGATGAAGGTCTTGGTGAATAGCAGTTTCAGTTTAAATACCTGGATGTGACAGTTTTTATGATGCTGCAAAGCCGTGGAAGCCCCACATCTGTCCAGAGAAAGACATTAAACGTAAAAATTAGTAACATACACCATTTTGCTCAGTAAGATGAACAGCATAATGTCTGATTATCACAGTGATTCCCAAACTGACTTTGATGATTTGTCCGGGGAGAagaatgaaatgtaaaatatgaagaGTTTTTTTATGTGTTGAAGTAGGAAAACTATCGATGATCGTTGATCAAGCACGTCTTAATAATCCATCATCTTCTAAATTCGCTGTCAGGTTAATAAGTGAACGTCTTTTGCATGTAAAAGTACAGCAGACAAACATGGgggctgctgctctgtcattctCTCAGCTGTAGTTTAAGCTTCAGGATAGGGTTCGTctttcacttcctgtctgttaTTGCTTTCAAATTCCCTTGGCTACAGGAGACGACCACAGCGACCTCCGAGCAGCAACCTGCTTGAATATTGCAGCATTTGAGTAAAAAAtaatatgttgaaaatgtgcaGTTGAAACTCTTGGAACTCACAAAATCACGAGGATTACGGTTTGTTCTCACTTCTTAGATCTCTACATACTTGTGTGATATCATTTTAATTCCGTTCTGCATGAAAGATGTCCCACTActgtctgtggttttaatgaATCTGGTGAGCTCCTCAAGAGCTAGTATATTCAGGCTTGACCTGAATATTTGGCAGCCAACATTAGTGTGAATGAACTTTACTAGCTCCCTCCATTGATCTCACCACCAGTCGAAATTTTTGCAACCTTTAAACAGGAGCAAACCCAAGGACCTGCTTATGTTATGTTGAGACTGATGGATCATGTGAGCCAGCAAGTCAGAAAAACTGGgcttttgttttcttgatgGCCAACAGTGGGATTGAGAGGTCACTGGAGAGGGAAACCAACCATTGCTGTGTAATTTGATCTAAATCTGTCTGCCAGAGAACAATTCAAAGAAGCAGCACAAACAGAACCTTCAATCgatactttgttttgtttttgtcattggtCTTTCTCAGTGGTACTTCGTCATTTTTAAGGCACACGTTGTTTTTCAGTCATGATGATGTGTTAGAGTGAAAAGAGACTAAAtaatgatgcatttttaattcaCAAAACCCAGTATCAAGTTGGTTGTTGAATCAATAACTTGATAATCAAATTATGTCTTTATGTGCGTTTCAAAGTCCTGTcacaaatatttttgttgacattttcttttgaggggttttcatgtaaaactgtTCCACCAAACCAGGCTCTCCCCATCTCTGTTTTGCGGAGACACATCACAGCTCCCTTGGGAtttgtttaaagaaatgcaacaaGCCACAATTTATTTACCCCGCGGCAATATGATGGTGACATGCAGCCAGACTATTATGATCTACAGAACTGGCCTGCAAAGTAAAACTATGTCCTGGAGAAATAAGCTGGATGTCCTGTAGAGGgcactgtttctgtgttttaaccTTAATCTACTGGCTGGTGTTCTCATTTAGTGGCTTTGCAGAACATGGTCTCCTTAATGCAACATCAGCATCATAAAGCAGCCATTCAGTGTCCACAGGGCGACTTTTCAGATCTTTGaggttttgtaaattattgtaaattgaTTACATTCAGTCCCAACTCCAGGAAGAAAGTGGAgatcaatgttgacaaaatttGTGTCGCTGAGATTTTCTGCAAACCGTTTCCATCTTTAACCAGTCGAACCCAGATTATCCTGTTCGCAGCTTCGAAGGCAGGAAGCGGATGATCCTGAGCACCATCTCCTGGATGGGAGGCAAGAACCCGTTCCTGGGCATCGCCTACATCACCGTGGGCTCCGTCTGCTTCTTTCTGGGCGTCGTCCTGCTGATCATCCACCACAAGTACGGCAACCGCAACAACAGCGCCGACATCTCCAACTGAGACGCTGACGCCGCTCCGGCtcacctctgctgcagtgaacaGGGATCCAGCGACTCATCTGTGAGGGTGAATCCAGAGGACAGAGTAGATACAAGACAAAACCGAACATAAAGTAACTTCTTGAAGGGTCAAACATTAATTTTAGAGTGCAAATGTCTGAATAATGGTTGATTATTTGCCAaagtgagaggaaaagaagCTTAAATTTAACAGCCAcagtcaaaatgaaagaaattagaAACAACTTGCGGAGGTGTTACACCCAAACTACCCATTGTGAGTTTGCCAAAATATTAGATAGGAGTTTATGGGTTCTATCTTCAATGAataatttgtgctttttcaGAGAGTTGGATGACAAGATCAACAACTAACATGTTCATAaatgagctttagaggtgcagGTAGATGGATTTTGTCACAGTTAAAGTAAACCAGTCAGCTGTTTGCCTCTGTTTCCTGCCTCTATAGTCGCTAAGCTAACCAGTTGCTAGCTGTAGCGTATGTTTACTACACAGACAGGATAGTGGTGTTAGTTTAAACATGTCTCGCCGCACTCTCTGTTCTTCTTGCCTGTTTCATTGCTCTGGACGTCGATGCAAGAGTTAGTGTTCAATGTGGCCTCTCCATGAAGACAATATCGGTTCAGATGAAGCAGCTTCTATGTCCGTTCATTCCTGATCTTTTGccgaaacaaacaaaaaaaaaaatactgtcacttttgaaatgtgatttgtgtCAAAAACGTGACTCTTTTCGCTCATCTCTTGCATTGTAATCGGTCAGTTGATTTGTCCGTCTAATTAATGGACACTGACTTTGAACACGAGTTAGTTGTTATTCACGTTTAAAAAGAAGTGTCCCAAATTCTCTGACTTCGACTCCCAAAGGCTAAAGATTAGTTTTCCTTTTAAGATAGTAAACTGAATGGATTTTGGgcagtttttctcacatttagtGATCAAACGATTTGGTAGGTAAAACAGCCATCAGGTTAATTGAGAGCGATTAAGATAGAGGCTTTAAAAGCTGTTGAATTAGCAATGAGCTGGTCACTTGTGTAGAAAACTGTTTAGTTGTTGAGTGATTGATACAGACATTCATGTTGCTCAATGAAAAGCTCAACCAAGATCTAAAGATCCtcgtaaaaacaaaaaaaaatctactttggAATGACTCTGGATGTTTGAGTAGCTTTAGGATCTCTGACGGTGCAGCTGCAGCGAGCTGGTCTGTTCCTGTTGCATGCTGGTCGGCTGAGATGCTGATGTGATCATGGAGCTGCTCCGGCGGCTCGTCTTTGTGCCTCGTTTCGTCCGTAACCTCGTCCTGCTTTCAGACTGAATTCATGCTTTTACGAGTCGTCACACTTTAAAACGTGCCGAGCGATTTCCACATTAGAGGGAACGCAACTTGTTTGGAAGCTGTACAAATAacgtgttgattttttttttatttattttagttttttacttttttcatgtttgcaTCGTAAAGCCAGTATTTGCACGCTAGACCTCAGGGGCTTTGAGTCTAAAGGTGGATGGAGCTATTTGTTGTGAGTGTGTAAATGTTAACCAGAAAAAATGCACATGGACTCGGTGTTGTCGCTTCATTCTTTGTCGTTCACATGCAGTAATAATAGATTAAGAAGACAGCATGATAGAACAGTATCAGTACGTGTGCTTAAATGTGTTGCCACTGCACAGAGTGAATTAATGTTTTCCAGCCACATTCTgccattttcagctgaaatgagCTGAAGCTGCAGCCAAATACTTGTTTAAATAGATGCAGCATGTTGAAATGTGATGagtaaaatgtgttgttttttttaaattttcttttgctACATTTTATTGAGATGAGCTAATAGAAGCACTGgatttgacatttgtttttgatactccgcttgtgttgtgttgttgctttaaaataataaatttgtcttttaaaaacgTGATTGGTTGTTCTCCTGCTTTGTTCTTCATTTGCATTATTAGTAAGTGAATAATTTCAATTAGTCAAGTGATTTGTTTCTTTGAAAATGGCTAGATAAAGCTTTAATGATGCTTTGGAAGGAAATTGACATGATTTAGCTGCACAAAACAGGTTTAACATGAGAATCATAACTTAATAACAGAtctatgcaaaaaaaatatataagtggaaTTATTTATTCTATAATATAAATTGATGGAAATTGTGTAATTGTTGGAAAGGAAATGTGCTGTTTAATGTTCTatgtgaggaaaaatgaatCTGTACTTTGTCAGAATTAATGTTTGGTGGCTGTGAATGTAGGAAGCACATTTCTAACTTAAAGCGTTACAGATctaggatgttttttttaagaaaacaaaaaaaacatttattcctACAAAATAAGAGCTCAAAAATGTATATTGTGTAATGTAAAattatgtacacacacaggcCACAAAGTGCTTAAGCACCAGATTTAATATAAACACAAAGTGCTataattttcagcatttttaaagcaaaagaaaactgcaaaaacaatgtttgtctaaaatgtcaaacaacgCATTGTTGGAGACCTTTCAAAGTCAGTTTAGCTGAGACACATAGCATAATAAATGCAGATGTATTTAAAATCAAAGatcaataaaagacaaatacgTGGCTATGTCAGCTAAAAAATGTCCTTATAAAGTGTTGGACTTAATgagataaatgaataaaactacTAGAATCCTAATGGTCAAAATAATTCTTGGGCACAAGCTGTCCAAGAAACAGTCCAGATTCTACAATATTTAATAATGTAAGACTACAAAATAAAtagctaaatttaaaaaaggcatTAAAATTGTCATGTTTGAGAACATGGATACATCAAATGTTTTGATCTATTGTCATAGTAGCTGATgtattacaatttttttatGATGAAATGTGTCCGCTTTGAATGAATCcttaatttaaaatgactctCTTTAATTTTGAGTAATAAAGGGTAACATAACAAATATGGGTATAATTCCTGATActctatattttctttttattgtttaataagTTTgtatttcatccatccatccattctccatacaccgctttatcctcactagggttgcgggggggtgggggtggggggtgctggaccctatcccagctgactcgggcgaaggcaggggacaccctggacaggtcggcttgtatttcagattaatttatattaaatataatacTGTTGAGTATTAACTTTACTATTCAAATTACTTAGGTAAATTCCAAtcataaatgaaactgtaggaTTTTAACTTCAATGTTTTAGCTTGTTTGGCAAATGCATAATGTCAAACTTATTTTACTGTTGAAAGCACTTTAGCTCAATGGCTCTGGTttgaaatatattaaataaatcaCAGGGATCCAGTTTCTTTCTGGGCATCCTGCTTATGTTTTGTCAATCTAGACACTGTTGTAAATCTTATTACAAAGtcataaagttattattattgtaggaTCCATGTCTTGCGGTCTCCGCTCGGTGGGGGGCAGCAGAGAGCGCAGGACGAACACCGTCTGCCGGTAATGtttgtgaagaagaagaagctgcgcACGGAAGAAGAGTTTTCCGGTGTCCTTGTGTGAGAGAGTGGACTATAGACGGACCACAAAGATGTTTAAAAACGTCATTGTAAGTAAATTTTATGCTTTAACTTCTACACTGTCTTGAAGCTTTGTCACTTAGCGGGCGAGTCTGATACATGTGTGTTTGGAAACCAGTAACGGGGATAAAAACGCGGCTACAATTAGCTGCAATCTGTTAGCTCGGGGTCAAAGCTAGGTAACGTCAGGATGCCGCCTAAagagttagcattagcttaacATCCCCGTTCGTTTTGGCTGACTGTTGTTGTCTGTGGTTGCTTGTATGTAATCTCTAAAGGATTGAGGTGTTGTATATTTAGCAGTACGGGCTTTAGTGTGCTCTCTGTGTCCTCATGTGGGGGTGACTTTGCTGCTTCCTTGCTGTTTCCAGGCGCTCCAGCAGGTGGCGCGGCGGACCATCTACAGCTCTGCCCGGCGGCAGGTGGACAACAAAGTTCCCCTGAAACAAAAAGCGTTTCAGGTAAACAAGCAACACCACACTGTTTAAACATGCGTTATTATAACAGCAACTACATTATGAGACACTCTTTCTCTATGCAATGCCTCCTTTAAGTGTAACCCAAAAGACCAAATGAGCTCATCTTCATACTGTCCAGCAGAAAAGCAGTGTTTTAGTCTTGATTTCTTATTCAAAAGTCAGGGATTCctgcttctttttcaattaaaaacagCGAGAAATGCTGATAGAATGATCACAGGCAGCATGCTCACATTGGGGCAAAACATATGAACCGTATGTAACACCgttttttccagttaacaaCAAAACTGCAGCTGAGCCATTGCATCAGAATTATCTGTGTTCAGATTGTGTACAGAAAAATTCCACTGTCATACAGATAATCTGTTTCTCACCAAGTCCTAATGCTCTCTGTGGGCATCATCATTGTGCTTTAGTTGAAtttcttatttaaatatttttctctttctgttgtcagaccACTGACAGTGGTTtcattttggcctataaatgttaaccagcagtcatTGCAAAGCTGTGGTACTGCACGGAGAATTAGATGCCCTTATTTTATATTCATAGTATGAGTTTATTTTAatgactctgctgtgtatttgGCTGCATTaactttaaaactgaaaaagtacagaaaaataaaaaaaaagatgacaaatattCCTCCTTGTAACTAGCGCAAAGCCCCTGACCCTCATTGGGGTGACTTGTATCATTGTTTTGCAAAAGCTCCAGTCATCTTGAGCAGCTATTTTGAAGGAAATGTAGTCTGGATGAATTTGCAATCTTGTCTTTTTCTCCCTATTTCTTCATTTACAAACCTTGCCCAGTGTGGGTAGGAGGCAGCCTTAAGTTACTCTTAACTTTCTCTGTGAATAATTGTTTTAAAAGCCAACATGCTGTCAATAACCTGGAGTCATGCAGATTTTGTTTGGTGACATCCTGACTGAGAAGCAATAATTCGGTCAGTTGGACTTGCTCAGTTTTTACCATATGTTGGTTGTgatgcagttttgttgttttccagctgGAAACATGGTGAGGAAAAGATGATATGAAAGCATTGCTTAATATTTAGACTGCTTAATGTTGACATAGTTTCAGTTTCTGCGCCTGGCGTCCTTTGTGACCTCACTGCGCGATGTTCCTCTGGCACTACATAATAACAGTGTAGTCGTGTTACCATTATATGATTGTGTCATCTTATGATATATATCTTATATCTgctacaaaacaaaagcaacaaaattagATTACAGTAGTGATGGTGCAAATGTCAGACTATGCCTTGGACTGAAAATGACTCACCATTATTGTAATCAACCatagtgacatctgctggttaAATCACTGGTATTGTAGTGAATACATGAATGACATCATAGATGACGATAAAACagaatacagacattttttactGCTTTGAATATTAGTTGGTTTGCTGCCCAGttacttaaatgtgaatattttctatttctttccTCCTATATGATAGTAAGCTGAATATCTTTAGGTTGTAGACAAAGCAAGACACTGAAGAACGTCAACTTCATCTCTGACAAACACTGATTGCCTTTTTCTACCACTTTACATAGAAGACACTAGACAGAGTAATCACCAGTACAAATTATTGTTAAACTGTGGTCAGTGTGTGTGCTTAGGGTGACACGTGAGCAGTCTGGTCTTACATCTTCTGTGGgtttgatattaaaaaaaaaaaacaccttagacagttcacatttttgacaacaggACTTTAGAAACTTTTAGACTGCATCTTCAACAAATTGGGCTTCGtgagaaatatttattttccagttaaagtccaaaaatgaagaaacttCACTTGCTCTAAACAGACAGGACCTTTTCCTTTAACCATGCCAAGAAGCAAATACTTTAATATTTTGGGCAGCAGTTAACAGCTTGGACAGATCAAACCAGATCATGTATGTGGTATCATTTGCTGAGTATAAACTCTGTTATGGTGTCTTATATGTTTTGAGTTTTCATAGTCAGTTTTCGGCCTATGATTATGAAGTTTTGTGTCTCCAGAAGGTGGGCTCTATATGAGCAAGTACCTCagaaatatttatcatttatttatcttcTTGTACATATCGCCTTTGATGTTTTATGTgacacatgttgaaaaatgcatattttcatttctttagtGATGCTTCTTCTAATGAAGACCTGAGCTCTCAGTTACTGTCAGTTTAGCTCCATAGATAAGTAAGGAAATGTGAGGAAACTAattctgcatgttctcctgtTTGTTTAACGTGCAGTGAGTTGGCGGCTAATTGCAATACTTAACTGATTCTTACcagtagtttttatttaaaggaTCGTAAGAGTTGATGTTGAGAAAAGGTCAGGAGACTGATCCCAGCTGCTAAAGAACATAGAGATGATTTAAACAGCTGTGGTGTTGTAGACTAAACAAACAAGATGGATGGCcggtttgtttttctgctctggTTGTAACCATTGAAATATTCGTTGTTTAACGTCAGCAAGAGTTGCTGCATGATAAACTGCGCCAAGTAAAGATGCTACAGATTCTTTTGAGAGGTTTTCCTGTTGGTCACTTTGCCCTGAAtatcagaggagaaaaaaaactaacctCTGAACCACCAGAAGGACAATTAGAAGTCTGTGATGTTGACCAGTGGTAAAAATCTCCTAAATGTCTGTGTCTGCTGTGAAGAGAATATTATTAATGCCTCAGTATTGTCATGATGGCACAGGTTTAGCTTTGGTGTCTTTATCTAGTTACAATGTGCTGATCCTCTGAGCTCCAAACAGTTTTGTGGGCAATTTTCACTCCTTTAACATTTTTACTCGCTATAGAcaaatttttcactgcattttgtGCGTTTGTAAAATCATGCCATGAACCATAAAgtaagaaaatgcaaaatatttttaaattatttcagaaAAAACATGGCTTCAACATGCAAGACAGATGTTACTGAACTCTGGGGGAAAAACATAGTCGTGCTACAGATGCTAtgctacagatattttttataGACATTTCca includes the following:
- the LOC110962930 gene encoding cell cycle control protein 50A-like; its protein translation is MMASSYNAKDEDGHITVSGPGGGTLRSKKPENTAFKQQRLPAWQPILTAGTVLPAFFIIGLIFIPIGIGLYVTSNNIKEFEIDYTGVDMSSPCFNCSQNFSWNSTKPCTCTIPFYLDQPYESNVFMYYGLSNFYQNHRRYVKSRDDSQLNGDMESLTKPSKECEPYASHENKPIAPCGAIANSMFNDTLELFYNDPNGTKIQIPLTTTGIAWWTDKHVKFRNPGGNNPNLTAVFQGTTKPVNWRKPVYELDVDPENNGFINEDFIVWMRTAALPTFRKLYRIIQKKNNMVPTLPRGNYTLEVVYNYPVRSFEGRKRMILSTISWMGGKNPFLGIAYITVGSVCFFLGVVLLIIHHKYGNRNNSADISN